The DNA region ACCTTCGACCTTGCTTAAGCCACACTAGCAATATTCGTGGGTCGCTTAATTATCATGGACTGAAGATTTTAATGGCGGATAATAGCTAAGAAAATAATGTTATCCACTTGATATGAATCAAACAGCAGCTGAATAAAGCTACTAATCAGATAATTCATTGACTAAAGTACGGTTGTTTGAATATGAAATAGGGCACACCTCATTAACGATTAATAAATCCTACTCTATAAGCCTTTTATTTTAACTCTTCTAGATTAGGTTgtcttctctctcttatttTAACTCTCGTCAAAATATATCTTCTAGCTAAACTTTTTGTTTGAGCCTAGTTGATATTTCGGTCTAAGATTAAAATGTAAGtcttggataacatttgggccagtacctgtggcctttttaaaaataaagcTTAGTAAGGGCCCGAGCTTCGGAGGCACGCGAGGGCTGGGCGCGGGTCGGTTTTGGGCCAAAACCGGATTCGACCCGGATTACCcggttttgaaattttttaggCCGACAACTGTTTTTTAAAGTACTGGGCCGAAATATTCAGGTCAACCGAAATTCCAGTTCGGCCCGGGTCGGTTTCGGGCCAACACCGGTTTTAAATGGGCTTTATTTTTTCACAAATCTGCCCCTTATTTTTTTCCAGAAATCATAGAACTTTCCCATGAAAGCATAAACCTGTATTCATCTAAAAGCTCTGCAACATTTTCCAAAAGTTCAGAAcgcaaaaatataaaagaaaagtcaCAAATCCATCAAACTTAAGCCAATTCAACCACAAACATAAACTTAAATTACCAATCACAAACTTGTTTCATTGCAAACCAAAATAAACTGATGAAGGAGGTTCCAACCAAAATAAACTAACAAAGTtcagaaaaacataaaacacagaTATGCAAATCTGCATATGACAACAAAAGAGCAGCAACCAGCTTTGAAGTTTGACCCATCATTAAGTAGAGCTTTCATCCACCTGAGTCACCACGGATTctaccaacaaaaaaaaagaccaaattAGAAGATGAAAACAACCTAATAAAAAACTGAGCAGTAATAGACAAAAGAAAGATGTTTCTGCTGTTTGGAAGAGATGTATACTGGGCACTTCTTGCATTGATAGAGCATGTGAGTCCTTATGGATGTCGTCCCATTTATTTTGGGGTCGCAAGCATAAGTCTGAGGACAATACTTGCACTTGGCTCGCAGTTTCGCCACCTTGGTACCATCAGGGTTCTTCAACTTGACAAAATGATCTCATACTTTAGATtgattcttcctcttcacaCACTCAACTTCAGTGCTTGGGGAAGGTTCAGAAGAAGGTGCATGGGCAAGGGGAGCTGCAGGGGCAGAGGGAGGAGGCAGAAGGGCAGATGGTGATGCAGATTGACTGGTGGCAGTCGTTGTTGTTGCCATGCTTGACCCAGTTGGTGTTGCATTGGGAGTTTGCGAGGCACcctaacaatgaaaaaaatattcgCATTAGGCCAACAAATACTGGGAAGCAAATGAACCATATATAGCAGATAAAGGCATAAAAGTAATAAACTGAAGCAGATCAAGTAATAAATTGATGAACATAAATTTGATTAATGGATGAACATGGTCTGAAGCAAATAAAGTAATAAGCTAAAGTAAAATTGAAACTGAATCATGTATAAACATCGAAATCTGATTATTataaatgaaatcaaacaacgAACTAACTGAAACAGAGCAAGTAAATACGTAATAAATAGAACCAACTATGAAATTGAATCATGTATATCACGTACTGTAAACAACGAAACCAAACGTTGAAATTCCATTATCATACACGAAACCAAACAACGAACTAACTGAATCAAATAAAGTAAAGAAGTAATAAACAGAACCAAATAcgaaatcaaaacataaacagtTATACACTAAACACTTTGAAATAGGAATCAGTCAAACAAAATCGTTGTTAAACCAAAACTTAAAACTATAAATGATGCAGATAAGAAACTGAGAGGAAAAATATGTATTCGGCTAGAGTCTTACTGGGTTCATTTGGATTCGACGGGAGATGAGAGTTGAGAGGGAGATGAGAGACTAGATCAATAGAGATGAGAGGCTGTGAGAAAAAATGAGGATTCGGCTGGGGCTTTTATATGGGGATTAAACTAGGGTTTCTTGACGCAATTGGACGCAATAGATCCTACGTGAAACCCATTTTTAACCCATGGAAACTTGACAGCCCATTAAAAATATgattaatttaaataaaaattataactattaaatatatttaaataaCCGGTGCAGTGCGGTTTCTTTCGGCCGGTGCATTCCCTACAACCGCTTTCGAACCGTACAAAAGCGGTGCGGATCGGAAAAGCTGAATTTTTGAACTGCTTTTTACCGGTTCGGTGACTGAACCTTTTTTGCGGTCCGGTTCGGTCGGTTTTTCACTAAGCGGTCGGTTTTCGCCCAGCCCTAGTGACAGCAGGGTGAGTGATAAATTGCATTGATAGATTTGTGATTTTCAAAACACCTTTTATTATGGACTTTGGTTATTTTATAATCAAACTTCAGACATTATTAGTACATAATACATTGGATGAATGTACAACAATTGTGTGAGAAAGTATATAGTAAGAAAGAGAAAACGGTAGTGACAGCAGGGTGAGTGATAAATTGCATTGAtagatttgtgattttttatgATTTCCATCTTTGTTACTGGGTCAAATCCAAAAGTTATAACGTCTCAAAACGATCATAACAAAGACATGTAAACACATCTACTTATACGAACTTAAGAACGAATTATTGGATAAAACATACTATGAAAGGCCGTCACACATAACCTACAAGGCGTCGCTCGCAAACCCTATCGGAGCTCACTTATGTACATTTCTCAAGGAGTGAAAGAGTTAAATTGACAGAATTACTGTATTGTTCATGAATCAAACAGCAATTGAACCGATTATCAACCAAGAAGACAATACATTGGGCATACGTTTGCGTTAGAAAATATACAGTAAGAGAGATCACGCTATGGTGTTTGGAAATGAGACAGTCGCATGTTTCCTGACCAACCCCAGGAGGAGCTCTCCATATGAGAATAGACTAGCTTTGTTTCAACTACACTATGTATTTAAGAAACTGAATTTGTATGccttcaaaatttcatcaattaaTTCAGCCGAGGAGTTTTCTTTCTCGTGGTAATAGTGTTACGGTGAATGAGGAATGTGTTTCACTGGAAAGAGTAAGATCTTTCTGGCAACCAGTTACATGTTTCACGTTTCAACACAAGTagcaatttttcattcatcGAGTCAAAAACCATCTGTGAACACAAACAACATGTTACACAAGCCAGAGTGCTCTGTGGCTTTTTATTTCAGTCCAAAATATCAAAagcattaacaaaaaaatccaCAAAAAATCTTCTTATCTAGAAGAAATCTTCCCTGCAATCTAGAGACtgcctcctcttcttcctcctcaatCTCTCATTGATGAGAGCCCTCTCCAGCATCTCCACCCTCTGCGACAGCGACCCCAGCAGCCGTGTTTGCTTCTCATTCCGGTGAACCAGCTCCGTCATCAAACCCACCATCCTCTGATTCTCCTTCACCATCTTATCTAGCATCTCCTCACCATTCTTGCTTTCCCTCGAATTCTCCTTCACCATCTTATCTAGCATCTCCGCACCATTCTTGCTTTCCCTTGAATTGAAAGATGACTCCCTCTCATTCACACCCGTCTCCGCACTCTCTTCCGAACATTCCAAACCCGAATCAGTCACCGGCTCGGCAGACTCATGCCCACCACCTGTTTGATGATTTGCCGCAGAGGCCTCCACCTTCTCCTGCAGCGCAATCGCCTTCTTAATCACCGACCTCCTCAAATCCCTAACCCCGGAGTCGACTCCCTTCACAGAATCCAGCTTCAGGAGCAGACTCATCAGCGTCTCCACCACCTTCAGCCGCTCCTTGGCGTCGGTTCTCACCAAATCCGCCGTCTCCTTTTTCGCAACCCGCTCCGAAATCTCGTCCACCTCACGATTGATCCCCGCGATCTTGGTCACGCTTTTTCTCACCAGATATCCTCTGAAggccttctggatctttagcGCCGCGTCGGAGCGTAGGTCATACCGCCTACGCTCCGGCGCGGCGTATTGGACCGGGATTGGGACCACCTTTGGAGCCCGGGCCGATTGGGGCTGAACTGGGACTTGTCTGTTTCTGAGTGAATAATAGGGGTGTTGGATTGGGGCTTGATATTGAGAGTAGGGTGTGTAGCCGTAGTACAGGGGGGTATCGAAGAAAGATTCCATAGCAGATAAGAATCAAGAATCAGAAAGCTTAGATTTGGGGAATTTGTAGAGAAAATTTGAGAGTAGATGATGACAATTTTTTGATTTGATGTGGGGGAGAAAAGAGGGTATTGGGTATTTATAGGGAGGGGGTTTGATTGGCGTCGAGGGGGGAGCGTGAAGGTTCCCGAACTTTCCTTTGGCTTGTGGGAGAAGGCGTAGGACTGAAACGGAAATGTTCTGGATCTATGTGGATGGTTCCAACTTCCTAGTGGGCCACGTGGATAGTCAACTGTCGACGAGCTCAGTAAATTGGACCAAACATCATTTTACTTTGCTGTTTCGTTGATCTAGATCTCAAATTTCTGTTGTGACTACACAGCCTCTCAGTTGAACAATTTGACGGAGACTTGTGTTATTTTAGtaagtaaaattttaaaagGTAATATTACTGTAGataaatagtttaattttaCGATCCAAACACGATTTCGCACCTAGTAGCATTCTCACATTTTTGTGACCTGAGTCACCTGACAAGGTCAATGCCTcagaaaaagagaacaaaaacaatacaaaCTAAGAGATAGTTCATTACAAGGCCATGTACAAGGACAGCTTGAACATTTGTGACCTGATATTTTGAGAATACAAATTGTACAAAAATATCTTTGTTGTCTAATCTCATCCTTTGCAACTTAGAACGTGGAAACAGCTTTCACTACAACGATACAAAGGTGACTAACATCACATCCATAAACATGAAGGTAAGCTACTATGATCATTAGCTCTGGGTGGCTTTTGGCAGCTGATAAACCAAAGACTGCAACTGCTGTAAATTCCTACATGTTCTTTTATACAGAAACAATAGCTGTTTTAGGAAGAACACCAACCAGACGACTAGAGCACGTTAGTGAGTAGAGCATCAAAGAAAGTTCATCCTGTTTGGTATTTTGATGCCTGCCCTCCTTACAATTTCTGCAGAAGCTTGCTTGGCCATTGAAAGAACGTGTCCCTGTTCACACACAATTGGCGGCAGTACGTAAACCGTGAACTCTTTGTAATATATGCATATCAGCAAATGAATTTTATGAACTTAAATACTGTACTACTTTGTAAAgctgcatacatatatatagtcaatATTATCGAATTGATATAATGCAGTTGAGTTTGTttagaatttgaaattcaaagtaTAAAACATCAAGACAAAGGATAAGATTAAAACAAGAAGCTATGGCAGTTCCTTCCATCAAGGAACTGACAAATAACTGACAATGAGCAGTTGAGAATTGCTCTATTTAAGCCTTTCGATCCCTGCTAGAACGCTACACATTCTCATTTCATATTTGTCCCATCAAGCAAACAAGAGAATATACAGAAGTGAATCTAGGAGAAGATTGATATGGATCCTAACATGAATTCCTACAATGCTGCTGCAAGTTAGTCTTTAAACTTGTATACATTTGATCCATTATTTAGCATAGCTTAGTTAAATCTTCATGTATGTATAATATTGAATCTAACCCTCGGGCAGAAGAGGCAGACATTAGTTGTAATTAATATACAGCATGTGGCATAAAATCTTTTGCAGATCAATTCATGGAATAAACATCAGAGCAGACCTCATGGTAATCTACATTATGAGAGAAGTATGAGAGAATACCTCATCCACATTCAGAATCTTCTTATCCTGCATAATCCACTTGCCATTGCACATGACCGAGACGATATTTTCAGTTCGCATAGAATACACAAGGCTGGAAATGCTGCATATGCAGTAAAGCAAAACATCAATCTAGAGGTTGCGTTGAGAGAGAACCGACATACAAAATTAGAACATCTATAATAGATTGAAATAGTCCAACTTACTGAACAGCCAAAAGTATTTAGCTAGTAAAGTACAATCTGGACTGATAACCATAAAATGTAAAGCACTGAAAGTCCAAAGTCCATATGATATTAGACATACAAATTATCCAACAAAAACTAACGAGGTGCACCTTGGATAAGAACTCTAAGAAGCTAGCCAACTAGACTTTAGGTCTTCATATCTGGATTCTCTAAGGCTAAATATTTTCGAAACTTGACATAAATGATTAGCACTGCATATGATCCTGTTATAGATGGTTCTTACCAGTCATGGAGAGGAATCATGGTCCAAGTGGAAGGATTGATAACAACCAGGTCAGCCTACCAAATCACGGAAGAAACAAGCGAATGAGACTGACATAAAGAGTTCTTTCAGAGAATAGACcgtagaaaattaaataaagtaGAGCttttaacaacaaaagagATGAGCAGAAAGATGCGAATAAATAATCTCAGCCAAATAGTTGAAACCTTTTTCCCAACTTCAAGGGACCCTATTTCATTATCCCAGAGTACAGATTTTGCACCATTTATAGTTGCCATCTTGATAACTGTTTCAGAAGGAAGAGCAGTAGGATCAGTGGTTCCATTCATGTAAACTTCACGTCCTTTGTTAATCAGAGAGGCCAAGTACATCTCATCAACTGCAAGGAAATAAATCGATCCATGAATTTCCAATCCACAAACCAAAATATGAAAGATAGTATATGCAATGGAGAACCAGAAACTTGAACCTAAGCTCATTCTATTATTTGATGGGGCCCCGTCTGTTCCCAAGGAGACACAGATGCCAGCAGAAATCATCTCTCTAATAGGCGCAAATCCAAGCATTCGCATTGCAGCAGCAGGACAGTGAGATACTTTCACCTCCGCCTTTGAAAGACAATCGATCTGAAGATACAGAATGACAGTTAAAACAGACAATGAAACAAGTATCTTCCACACCAAAAATGTGAACaattagaaaaaagaatgCAGTTATTTTGAATTAGTAATGGAATAAAATACAAACGTCCACGGGCTTAAAAGCTATGATATTGTATTCTCATGAACACACAGCCTCATCCTACTTTTACATTATTATAAATAGTAGTACAGGCAAGAACAACCCTATGAGATTTACATATATTCAATGAATTCACAATGAACAAGAATAAGTAGATCACCTCAGAATCGTTGACCCAAACTGTATGAGCCGCTAGCAAATTGTTTTGGAGAAGCTTTATCTGCTCCAAGTGTGTGACCGTTCCATGGTCAACTTTTCGAGTATCAGTCACAAATTTGTTCTCATATGCTATCTCTGCAACATGCTAAAGATTGAAAAGCTGTCAAGTTGCTAACTCAAGTCCATAAACAATAACATATATGGCAGAAAAGTTGAGAATACAGATATGAGTACCATGTGGATTCCAGTTTTCAGTTCTTTGGCTATATCCCTTGTTGCAAGTAGCAAACCATCAGTTGCATTCATGATCTGCCTAATTCCTAACCACACTCTAATGCGCCCATCAGCTGAATTATGGTGCATATTGTAAAGCTCTTTCTGAGACTGCCCTTAAAAAGTGAGGAAATCAGAACATTAATGTCAGCGCAAACAAAAGAAGCCGAAACCAAGTACACTAGCTCAAGAAGTTAAGGTCTAGACTTAAGATGCATATGCTCAACCTTTATACAATCATCAGTACTCCGAGCAGCCCAAGTTGTGGGCAGGCCGTCACCAGAGTCCATGATGGACTCGGCTAAACAAGCGCGCATCCCCAGTAATTCAACCGCCCTCGCCATTCCTGACACATGTTGCCCTCCTGCTTCAGCAAAGCAAGTTACCTAGTTCAATCACAACAATCAATTACGGGCTGTAACATACAGCATTGTAGTGTGCACTAGTCAGCTAGCTACTCACCAAATTTGCTTCACTAAAACTACGCATTATGTTTATGTGCCCAAACtgaataaatcaaacattgttaCGTAGATTGTATTAGACTTCATAAGTAAACTTAAACTTACACCAGAGTGAATGAGCTCGATTCCACAAAGCAGAGTAGAAATGTATGAATCTTCCTCAGTCATGTTGGATTCGTAAGGCCAAATCCGGTCGTGCAGCCACGTCATCAAATCGACGTCATCAGCTATCCCTCTTGCTAGTTGCTGAGAGGTGTGTACGTGCGTGTTGATGAATCCTATATTCCCCACATTTTCagattatttcattttccgaaaattaaaaatattaatcgAATCACGGAAATAAGAAGAATACCAGGGAGAACGATTTGGCCATTGAGATCGACAACGTGATGAGCTTGAGTAGAGAAGCGGTGAAGAATATCGGAAGACTGACCAACGGCTGTGATCGAGTCATGCTCGATGACGACGGCGCCGTTGCGGAAGACCCGGGCGTCGGGGTCCACGGTGACGATGACGGCGTTGTGAAGTACAGTTACAGTTGAGTTGTTGGTCTGAGAATTTGTCATCGCTGTCTGCATCTGTATGGTCCCTTCTTCAACTCGCCGATGATTTTAGAGTGGGACTTTAACAATTGAGAGGGTTTGGGTATGAAGTCTGGGATTGAATTCTAAAGGTCAAAGTAAACTTGGAGTGAAAACAACAGATTAATTGTAACCAGATGATTCCGATCAGAATCTGAGCTTGCGCTTTTTTTTCGCGGCTTTTCCACTTGCTGAAGATCGAAAGGGATGTTGGATAAGATGTGTGCCCAAATGCCCAATGTCTAGCTCGAAAATTCGAAATTGTATACCCCACCGTATTGAAATTaaggactaaaatatcgaCGATTAAGATGTGTGCCTAAATGTTCAATATCATTAAACAAATGTAGCtcgaaaattgaaattgtatACCCCACCGTATTGAAATCAAGAACTAAAATATCGACGATTAAGATGTGTGCCCAAATGCCCAATATCATTAAACAAATGTAGCTCGAAAATTCGAAATTGTATACCCCATCGTATTGAAAtcaaggactaaaatatcgaCGATTACGTAAATTTCGACCATCTGAAAAATAGATGTTTCGATAGAAATATTGAgatatattgaaatttttacCAATTTCAATAGAAGAATGTGGAATTCAATAAGGgtttatatataagaatttaCAATAATTGTTCAAATTGAATTCTTAGTCGTGTTGGTTAAGGTGTATTTATAGGTCCGTAGCAACCAAGGTTTGAGTCCCTAACCAAGTCCCTCACCAAGGTGTATTTTGGACGATATTCTGATGGGTACGTTGAAAAACTATCGTTACCTccaaaaaacgaaaaaaatgGGCAATATTTCACCGATAATGTTGATATTACAAAACTTGATTGAAACGTTATATATTTTaacgatcatatatatagctccccTGACTGGCTGGTCCATCATCATGTTACCacttttgtcacatcccgacccttaaatttttaccttatttactagcttagttataataagaattttaccgtctccgtcattgaggaaatagtttaattggtccctagaggagTTTCAGGGACGATTAtatgcggaggattattcgtaggagaaaattatgacgacggtaaaaatggtaaaattttagctagtaaaaggtaaNNNNNNNNNNNNNNNNNNNNCCCGCTGCCTAACATTCCGTCCGGCCGCCTGGgactgccgcaccggtcccgttcggttgccctccgacccagcttccattctaggccggtgatAGCCGCCCTAGCGCCACCGTGAAGGAGCGCTCTCCCCCGAAAGGTGCGACTGCCGTGTTGCTTcactcgccggaactccctcctccggccaccaatccgggcaagcttggtacggttttgtaggtctccaacccagctaccttgccttaaaaggactcactccggttcgcttcaggtaaggagaaatttgaggtggaagctctagggctttttgtgttgttttgctcgattgacctagttaagcttggaattggtgtttgtgctagttaggaatgttgtagagggagttgagaggaagatggtgttaaaatttggtgagCATTGGATGTCGCCGGAATCGACCTCCAGCGCaccggcgccgccgccggttgggagattttaatgtttttaaatatgGAATATTAAAAGGAGTgtattgatgtaaattatggaattttcggatgagttttgaataggtttgtgattttctgaagtttggtatttttggcggttaattaatatagaatccggtcgtaggatttaagtcgttgttctggggaggttgtaattacggctgtcgtttatggtattaaagttggatcgtttcgttttaggaaaggcgaagttgggcaaggatgagcgtggttgcggctcatatttaattttgcatattttgtttaaatattggattttagttgggaatttaattataaatttgtgccaacgttcgaggaaacctcattggagtggcgatttggattttgtcgggcttatgcctagagttgtgagtgaacctttgttttaattgaaaagcatgcgatgaattattttgttgatcatttatttcttttgctgagatttatttctttcttgggtatttggcaattttcctcatttggagagttcccggaaatgagattttcggtggatatgtttattggatgtttatgaggatagtatatatatataaatgctagctagccatacgtgtttgatccgtcataatgaggtaaaataccattatgacatgacgtgagtgttagacccaagcgtagtagccctatatgaaaactattttcttatttggtttatttaggttttcatatagggagtccacacgtatatacactcgtgctttttccaccatactgaggtacaattccattatggtgtgacgtgagcgttagacgcaaacgtagtagccttgtatgaatttttatttgtctaatttgttcttagaattcatacaagaagtctgacgagtgtaaatacatacacttatatatgtttatatatagtttagcctgagaggctgtatttctttgagttatggagactagccggagctagtcatgaaattgccagtttttgtgttgagcgcttttgagctgccgcatgcagtatattttctttggaaattaaaatggggaagcataaatatttttattaatttatttttgtccactcactctaacgttgttAATTGTTTTCctctgggcctttcgttttaaaaatgcccagcttgcaggttaaCTTAGtcgaggtcgggcgtacatggagatgaggcatagtcatcatatagcttccgcttgttaatttattttgtttcctttcttcttgttagagttgctctgaacctataaatggttggatgtgagatttgtttagattagtaaattttgggtggtgttgtgatttggggagcacgaaggctccaggagtagaggattataaatggattcttttgaagtgcatgcatgtattattaggaagggttgtccattttcaagggaggttatgccgatttttcggtaaattttccttcgaggtggtccccgcaggatttacttcgggtttcagggtgaaattcggggtgggttctGACAACTTTCATCAAAGAAGTAAACTCGTAGACTGGAGTGTAATTGTGCAAGATAGATTTCGATTAAAGGTTTGCAACGTTTGCATTTCAACTATTCAAGTCAATTTGTTACAAGAAATACCCTAATTGACTCATAATAAATTTCACTGTGTGCTCGGTGATTCTTTCATACAGCCAAATTTCGTTCCTTGCTCTTGAGGTTGTCTATTGCATGAGATAATGATAGATTCCATCAGTTTGttaattgttttctcttgATGTTGCCCATTATACAGTATAAGGTAACTAATGTTGACTTaacaaattagggttttttacACCAAAAGTGTCTGAACACTTGGGTGACTGACAATATGGTACccgaacttacaaagttatcaaaatggtaccCAAACTCGATTTTTAGTATCTGCGTAATACCTGTGGTTAATCTCCATCAACAGACTTGTTAAATAAGGCAAAAAGACTTATTTGTCCTCCATTCTCTCTGTCGTCGATCTACCTTACAAAGTTCTAGGTGCTGgactctttcaaattcaaaagattgAGACTTCAATTTCCGAGTGTAGGACGAGGATGATGCCTCGACGTTGTCAGAGCAATCTCAGGTAAGATGACGCTTCGACTCTAATGCCCATAACTAATCAGTGCCGGTATGATTTGAGATGGGGAAAGATAATATTTCATATGGAGAAAGAAAGCTAGAACTAGATGAGGTCGACTATGGAGTTCGACAATCAAAAGGATCACCTGTGATCAGTTTGCATTTGGTTCAGTTCAATTTGTGATTAATGGCTGAAATGAGAATCTTCCCAATTGAAGCCAATTCCATAAtcaatctttcttctctcaaatGACTTATTTTCAAATGGGTTACTTGTTGCTGATGTAGCATCAGCCTTGGAATCATAGCAGGCTTAAACGATTGCTGGGATTTCAAAGctaggttttgttttcttgttgtttgtttgctaGGTTTAAGATGGATTTGGAAGATGGTTGTGCggcaggagagagagagagttttttggtgaaaattattttaattttcaatatattcattttagggtttgtcagagtcaaaagttttttttacCCTCATTATTTTAACACACATATGTCACCTATGGTCAATGTTAATGTTGATGTGACGAAAAATCGGCCGTGGGTACTATGTAGATactaaaaattgagtttgggtaccattttgataactttgtaagttcggGTACCATGCCATATTGTTAGTCACCCAAGTGTGCAGACATTGTTGGTGCAAAAAATCCAACAAATTAACAGCCGATTGTTTGTTACCTATATTTACTAGATTACTCTCAAATAAATGAAAACCAGCGACTATTCACTTGGTAGTTGTATTAGCAAGGGGTTTATTGGGGGCATGAGCAACCCTTAGAGACGATAGTCACGATACGTACCTTTGGTGCCATTAAATTTTGGGTTCTTGCAAGTTAAAAAACAAAGCTAACAGGCATCATGATTAAACATGTATGCTTGAGGGTAGAGGCTTTTTGTTTGGCCGGGAAGAGAGAGACAACTAGATTAGACAACTGGTATTTTGATGGAGAGAGTGAATACAACGGttagaaaaggaagagaataGCAACGGGGCCCCACAACCCaccatcacaaaatcacatagAGCAGCAAAATTTTCCTGCCTCTGTGATGGGGACCCACACACGTGGGCTTATGCCaattgccttttttttttttttaaaaa from Fragaria vesca subsp. vesca unplaced genomic scaffold, FraVesHawaii_1.0 scf0513160_u, whole genome shotgun sequence includes:
- the LOC101293748 gene encoding 5-methylthioadenosine/S-adenosylhomocysteine deaminase-like, whose protein sequence is MQTAMTNSQTNNSTVTVLHNAVIVTVDPDARVFRNGAVVIEHDSITAVGQSSDILHRFSTQAHHVVDLNGQIVLPGFINTHVHTSQQLARGIADDVDLMTWLHDRIWPYESNMTEEDSYISTLLCGIELIHSGVTCFAEAGGQHVSGMARAVELLGMRACLAESIMDSGDGLPTTWAARSTDDCIKSQKELYNMHHNSADGRIRVWLGIRQIMNATDGLLLATRDIAKELKTGIHMHVAEIAYENKFVTDTRKVDHGTVTHLEQIKLLQNNLLAAHTVWVNDSEIDCLSKAEVKVSHCPAAAMRMLGFAPIREMISAGICVSLGTDGAPSNNRMSLVDEMYLASLINKGREVYMNGTTDPTALPSETVIKMATINGAKSVLWDNEIGSLEVGKKADLVVINPSTWTMIPLHDCISSLVYSMRTENIVSVMCNGKWIMQDKKILNVDEGHVLSMAKQASAEIVRRAGIKIPNRMNFL